gtaaagttgtatatatagctttccactgcaactcagtaaagtgagcgagtttagttttgccatctctTCTGTAGAGCTTCGACCAACGCTGGTGCATGTGCTGTATGTGTgcgtgctctgttctccctcccttcttctacctctagccatagtgtgtggtcggcaacgccagtgagcggtcggctcacccgttaGGAGATCGCAGGGGCCAACAAGTGAAGCTTGCGTGCAAAACTCTCTCTTTAATTTGGGCACTATTTGATGCTACAGAGAAACTAAGTTCCTAATGTGTTTCTGCTCAAATTCTCTTTAGGTTGGGAAGTCCATACAACTCCTTTCTACTTTCATTGGTGGCTTCATCATTGCATTCACGAGAGGATGGCTCTTGGCCCTCATTATGCTTTCAACCGTCCCTCCAATTGTCATTGCCGGGGCAATTGTTTCAAAGTTGATGACAGGACTCTCCACCCGAATGCAAGCAAACTATAGTGATGCTGGAAATGTTGTAGAGCAAACTCTCGGTGCCATTAGGACGGTTAGTGCTACTAGGAaacactttttttttgtttacttGTTTATCCATTTCCTATCATCACCAGTAACTTCCTGATATCCTGCTTACCTGGTTTATCTGTTTATGCTTATTTGAAGGTTGTTTCATTCAATGGCGAGAATCAGGCTATAACAAAATATAACACGTTCATAAGAAAGGCATATCAATCTTCTCTGCAAGAAGGTACTGTAAATGGCCTTGGATATGGTTTAATAATGGCAATCTTATTTTCAAGTTATGGGTTGGCTGTTTGGTATGGATCTAAACTGATAGTTGCGCGAGGTTATAATGGTGGCATGGTCATTTCTGTTATCATGGCTGTCATAATGGGAGCAATGTAAGTTTCGTACACTGATCATGACCATTTAAAATTTTCTTAAATGAACAATGACAATGATGATAAGTGAACTATGTTTCTGTGTGGATGAGCCTCGACTCCGTCACAGTGACAGTGACTGTATCTATCTTCTGTCTAATAAAATGTAATGTGTACTATTTGCACTTCCAAGGAAAACATTTGTGTAAGGTAGAGAATCACCACACACCCATGTGGGTGGGgagcctttcatatatatagccaatagGCATACATGGAAGTACCATACATGGGAGGCTATTTCCTGTACAAGGAAACTATCCTAGGCTATACATGGCAGCTAGCCTATCTAGGGAAACACCAATCAATCGCTAATTGATCTAGATATATACATATCCTAATACCCGCCCGCAGTCGTAGCGGAAGCATCACGGACGCATAGACTGGTCCGAAAATCAGTGAAGAGCTGGACGGGCAGACCCTTGGTCATGATATCTGCGAACTGATGCGCAGATGGGACATGGAGAACACGGAACTGTCCCAGAGCGACCTTTTCGCGGACGAAGTGGATGTCGATCTCGATGTGCTTCGTGCGACGGTGGTGGACGGGGTTGGCAGCCATGTAGACGGCGCTCACATTGTCACAGTAGACAACCGTCGCAAGCGGGATGAAGATGTGGAGCTCCTGTAACAGCTGACGCAGCCAGCAGCACTCGGCAACAACATGGGCCACTGCTCGGTACTCTGGTTCGGCACTGGAGCGAGACACGGTCGTCTGACGCTTGGAAGACCAGGACACCAGGTTGTCACCGAGGTAGACGCAGAAGCCAGAGGTAGAACGGCGCGTGTCTGGGCAGCCAGCCCAGTCGGCGTCGGAGTAGGCTGTGAGCTGGTCAACGGCATCGGAGCCCAAGTGCAGACCGGCGGACAGAGACCCCTTGACGTATCACAGGATGCGCTTGATCAGCGCAAGGTGCGGCTCGCGGGGGTCGTGCATGAAGAGGCAGACCTGCTGGACAGCATAAGCTAGGTCCGGCCTTGTCAGAGTGAGGTACTGGAGCGCACCAGCAAGGCTCCTGTACTCTGAGGGATTGGCAACTGGGCCGCCCTCTAAGGCGGACAGCTTGGTCCGGGCATCCACAGGAGTAGCTGTCGGATGGCATTCAGACATGCCAGCACGCTGGAGGAGATCAGCAGCGTACTGCCGCTGGGAGAGGAACAGCCGCTGCTGTCCCGCGTCACCGAGATGCCGAGGAAGTGGTGTAGGTCGCCGAGGTCCGTCATGGCGAACTCCGAGTGAAGGCGTGACGTGACAAGCTGGAGAAGTGCCGGTGACGACGCGGTGACGATGATGTCAtcaaagtagaggaggaggtaggCCATGTTGTCGCCAGCCTTGTAGACGAACAGGGAGGCATCCGACTTGGAGGTGGTGAAGCCGATGCTGCAGATGAAGTTGGAGAAGCGCTGGTTCCAAGCACGCGGCGCCTGCTTAAGTCCATACAAGGACTTCTGCAGCAAACAGACAGAGTTAGGAGCAGCGGGGTCGACGAAGCCTTTCGGCTGCTCGCAGTAGACCGTCTCCTCGAGGTTGCCGTGGAGGAAGGCATTCTTCACGTCGAGCTGGCGTATGAGCCAATCTCGCGACGCAGAGATGCTGAGGACGGTGCGGATCGTGGCCGGCTTGACGACGGGGCTGAATgtctcgtcgtagtcaacaccGTCCTCCTGGGAGAACCCGCGGACGACCCAGCGTGCCTTGTGCCGGGCGAGGGAGCCGTCGGAGTGGAGCTTGTGCTTGAATAGCCACTTGCCAGTGACGATGTTCGCACCAGGCGGCCGAGGTATGAGGCGCCAAGTGCCATTGTCGATCAGCGCCTTGTACTCTTCCGCCATCGCAGCGCGCCAATTGGGATCGACGAGTGCACTACGATAGTTCACCGGGACCGGCGAGGCGACGGAGGCAGAGAAGCCGTAGCGCTGGACGGTGCGGAGGCTGCCGGTCTGTGAGCGTGTCATAGGCCGGGCCACTGGTACTGCGGGGAGCGCGACTGGTGGCGCTGCCGGTGCTGtagccgctggtggcacagcagcAGGGGCGACGGAGGCAGCCGCAGGAGCCACCGGCTCGGTGGCCGGCGCTGTAGGAGTCCGGGCACGGCGAGTGTAGACGGCACCGAAGCGCTGGCCTCCCAGCTGTGGCCCGCCCGCAGAAGGAGTAGCTGGAGTGTGCCCACCCGCAGGCATAGCCAGGGGGCCCAGCTGGAGTACAGCCGGGTCCAGGAGCGCCGGGAACGGATCCTCGCTGGTGGCAGCGAGTGGCGGAGTAGTGCTCGCTGGTGTCGGCGAGGAGGAGAGTCCCTGCATCAGAAAATCAAGTGAAGACGGCATGGAAGCCGCCGATGGTGTTGCTGAGAACGGAAACACGGACTCGTCGAAGATGACATGGCGAGAGATGATAATGCGACGAGTAGACATGTCGAGGCAGCGGTAGCCCTTGTGAGAGGATGGATATCCTAGGAAAACACAAGGTGCGGAGCGAGGGGCGAGTTTGTGTGGGGAGGTGGCAGTGAGGTTTGGATAGCAGAGGCACCCGAAAACACGAAGTGAGGAGTAATCTGGGATGGTGCCGTGAAGGAGTTGGTGAGGTATTCTGTTGTGGATGGAGGAGGAGGGACGCCTATTGAGGAGGAGGGTGGCTGTGGTGAGAGCCTCAGCCCAATAGGGAGGTGGCATGGACGCATGAGGAGCATGGTGCGGATGGTGTTGTTGGTGGTGCGGAGCATGCGTTCAGCCTTGCCGAAGTTACATACATGAGAGGCTATTTCCTGTACAAGGAAACTATCCTAGGCTATACATGGCAGCTAGCCTATCTAGGAAAACACCGATCAATCGCTAATTGATCTAGATATATACATATCCTAATAAATACCAAATAAACTTCCCAATAAGGATTAAATCACGCATGTTTCAGACAAAATATTCTGTCTCTATTTTTAGACCATTCATTATATTTACTGATTtcggttatatatatatatatatatatatatatatatatatatataggggctcttgcgtttgtacccttgttttgtatcgaaattgtgattttgcccctatttttttgactttgtgaatttacccctactgtgccattcatgaagcaccagtttgcccctgctccgtcatccacccctaacggtgttaaactttgtacaaaagacatgaatgcccatgcgattttgcctCTTGTTTTTATGcttaattgtgattttgcccctgtctGACCGAGGCTCGGTTCCTCGGTCTCATGCCGACCTTACTTTCATCACCGTGTTGACTATTATCCTAGAAAACAACAGATCATATATAGGCACACAGCAAAAAAACAGTAGTTGCCTTTATTGTTGGCGCATTTGATGCTGCCTGATCAAAAGTTGAGCATAAACTAGTTCATTCCAGGAATCTGGTACTCCAGGAAGGCACCAGTGGCTGCAGTCCTGATATCTTTCCGGCGATCTCCTCTCCTCATCAGTAAGGTTCTGCTTGCGGTAGATGGAAGGGTGTGCATCCTTTCTGTAGTCAGTCATTCTCGTTATGTTCAAATAAACAACAGGAGTTTTCATCTTGTGGATCACATCTTCCAGAATGCTCATCTTTGGTGGGTAGGTTGAAAGGTACTGTTCATTGGTTATTGGTTCGCTCTCCTTGTCACAGCTACCGCCTGAATTCCATTGGCCGCCACTGCATAGTGGAGATGATGCACAGCAAAATATTTGTTCAGTTGACCAAGATCAAATATATCATGTGGTAATTTGCAATATAAAAGGTGATGCACACTTAAAATGAGATGCTGAGTAGCCTCTGAATAACACAGCAGTTTTTCTGGGGTTAACATTGGCATCAATCCACTTGGACCAGGTGAGAAGGGCTTTATGAAAGGCATCCATGACATTTAGCTCATTATACACATGGTTACCTTCCTGATAGTAGTCCTTCCTGTGGCACATTAAATCTGTCATCAGTGTTTAAGCAATAATGAAGTGGAGATTCTTGTTCAACCAAAGAACAAGGTGAGTTACCCAAGAGCAGTTTTCTCATGTGTCCACCAATGCCCAGTATTGAAAA
Above is a genomic segment from Miscanthus floridulus cultivar M001 chromosome 3, ASM1932011v1, whole genome shotgun sequence containing:
- the LOC136545983 gene encoding protein trichome birefringence-like isoform X1, with translation MLLRAVLVHQRTIRPKRKVFEASGRREFKTEGSYSFLFTDYNCSVEFFRSPFLVQEWEMQVSSGKKKETLRLDLVKQSSLKYKDADFLIFNTGHWWTHEKTALGKDYYQEGNHVYNELNVMDAFHKALLTWSKWIDANVNPRKTAVLFRGYSASHFNGGQWNSGGSCDKESEPITNEQYLSTYPPKMSILEDVIHKMKTPVVYLNITRMTDYRKDAHPSIYRKQNLTDEERRSPERYQDCSHWCLPGVPDSWNELVYAQLLIRQHQMRQQ